GAACTGTGCCGTCATGGCCAGCGGGTAGGTGGCGGGGTTCTGCGCCCCGCCGCCCCACGGACTCGAGCTGGCGGTGATGCTGGTGGGATACGTGAGCTCGAGCGCCGTGTACGCCTGGTCGATGAGGTGGGCCCCCATGTCGCCGATGGCGCCGACGCCGAAGTCGAGCCAGCCACGCCACGCGAACGGATGATAGGCCGGATGATACGGAATTTCCGGTGCCGGTCCGAGGAAGAGATCCCAGTTGAATCCCTCCGGGGGCGAGTGATCATTGCTGGCCATGGCCGCGCGCACGGCGTTGTCCACCGTCCCCATGTTCCACTGCGGGCGCGGGTTGGTGTTGAGCACGGCGGCGCCCGCCACACGCGGACGCGGAATGCCCTGCGCCCAGTAGCGTACCGGGCGATCGGTCCACACGTGCACCTCGTGCACCTTGCCCAGCACACCGGAGCGCACGATCTCGGTCACGCGATGCGAGCCGTCCATGGAGTGCCCCTGGTTGCCCATCTGCGTGGCCAGCTTGGGGTTCTCCGCCGCCTTGCGCGCCAACAGTCGGCACTCGTGCACCGAATACGCGAGCGGCTTCTGCACGTACACGTGCTTCCCCAGCGACATCGCCGCCAGGGCAATGGTGGCATGCAGATGATCGGGCGTGGCAATGAGCACCGCGTCGATGTCCTTCTGCTTCTCCAGCATCTGCCGGAAGTCGGTGTACTTGGCGGCCTTGGTGTACGCCTCCCCCAGCTGCACGTTCTGCGCGGTAGGCTGGCCTTCGCGGGGCTTGAGGCGCCCCTGCAGCGAGCGCTCCACGAACGGGAAGTCCACGTCGCACACGGCCACGATGTTCTCGGTGAGCATCTGCGACATGTTGCTCATGCCCATGCCACCGATGCCGACGCAGGCGATGTTGAGGGTATCGCTCGGTGCGCGGTACCCCTGGCCGCCCAGTACGTGGCGCGGCACGATCATGGCACCCATGGCCAGGGTGGCAGTCGTGCCGACGAAATCGCGACGGGAGAACGTCTCGGACATTGTCAGATGGGGTGGGAAACAGGTGGCAGGAAGCAGGTGGCGGGGCGCGGACTTCGCCGGAGGCGTCAGTACCGCAGGCTCGGGATCATGATATAGCCTTCGCGCCAGCATCCGTCGAGGCGATGGGGCGGCAGTCCGGCGAGCGTGACGCGCTCGATGTCGCCCTGCGCCCACGCGAGCGGGGCAAGGCCGCCGACGACCGCCTGCAGCTGGTCGTGCGTGGGGGTACGATCCAGACGAATCGGCACGCGCGCCATGAGCCGGGCGGTGGCATCGCGCAGCGCGTCGGGCGTGGTCCGCCCCTTCCCCGGCACCGGCACGAGGCCCAGACTGCGCCACGCCGCCGTGGGAAAGGTTTCCGTGACGAAGCGCGCCGCCCGATCGCCGATTGCGCCCTGTTTCTCGGGCGCAGCGTGCCCGCTGCCCGGCAGCGCGTACCCGTACCGTGAGGTGAATCGCTCGAAGAGCGAAATGGAGAACTCGGTGAACGCGAGATAGCCGCGCGGCTTCACGCCGTCGGGCGGCAACCCTGTCTTCCCCGGCGCGCGCACCGCCTTCTCGCTCACTCGGCAATGCGGGGCATCGGTGCCGGGGGCCTTCCAGCCGAGTGGCCCGTCGATGGCGATGCCGGCCACGTGGTGCCGTGCGGCGAGCGCATGCAGCCAGTCGGCCAGCGTGTGCGCGTGCGGCGGGTCGGCGAGCGATGCGTCAACGATGGTCGCGTCGATGCCGGCGTCGCTGGCGTCGAGCAGCACGACGCCGATGTCACGATGGCGCTTGTAGGCCAGATCGACGGAGAGAACGCGCGTCACCTTCGGTCGGGGGCGGGGGGAAACGCGTGATCACGGTGAGCACCGAGGTGGTGGAGGGCACGGAGCACCGCGTTCATTCGGACAGCTCCATGAATGGGGCGAGAGTGAGCCACGTCACATGGAGTTCGTCCGGTGAACGGAGCGCCTCACGTAAAGGCAGTCCCGCATTCGTTGTGGCAAGTCTCCTCTTTTCTCCACCACCTCGGTGATCTCCGTGATCACGCAGTGCCCTCCGCACCACGCACCACGCACCACGCACCACGAGCCAGCGGTCCATGCGCCGTGCCGCTCGCCCCAGGGCCTCTTGCTCAGAAGCGCAGCAGCCGCGCCGGCGTGACCTTGGCCGGGTCGCCCACGTAGGCCCAGCGCACCTTACGCATGTAGGTGCGCGCCGCACGCTGGATGTCCTCGGGCTTCACGGCGCGCAGCTCCTGCACGAAGCGATTCGCGCGCCGGAAGTCGCCCTGATACAGCTCGGCGCGCGCGAGCATGTTGGCCTGGTCGGCGTTCGTTTCGTTGTCGAGGAAGTAGGTGACGATGAACTGCTGCACCAGCTGCTCGAGCCCTTCCTGCGTGATGATGCCATCCTGCAGCGCCTTCACCTGCTGCAGCATGATGGTGAGTACTTCGTCTGGCTGCGTGGTAGTGACGTACAGCCCGCCGAGGGAGAAGGCCCGCTCCACGAACGGCGCGTTCACCGAATACGACAGGTTGCGACGCTGCCGCACTTCGCCGAAGAGACGCCCCGACAGCACCGCACAGGCAAGACGCAGGGCGGCGTAATCGTTGCTCGTGGCCTTGGGGCCGTGGAAGTAGCCCTGCAGATAGTTGGTGGGCAGCTGTCGCTTCTCCACCACGTAGCCGCCGGGGAGATCGGCCGGCGGGTCGGGGAGACTCCACGCGTACGTGCCACGTGGGAGGCGCCCGATGGTTTCGCGTACGAGCCGCTCCACCTTGCTGCGCGACACGTTGCCCACCACCACCAGCATCATGCGCGACGTGACCATCTGCGTGACCTGATACTCACGAAGCTGCGCCGCGGTGATGTTCTTGAGCGAGGATTCGGTGCCCGTGGGCTCGAGCGCATACGGATGGCCGGAGAACGCCATGCTGTCGGCCAGGAAGTCGAGCAGGGCGTCGGGGCTGTCCTTGCGCTGGCTCACGGCCGTCACGAACTGCTCGCGCACGAACTCCACGTCGGCCGCTTCGAGGCGCGGGGCCATGATGCGGTCGGCCATGATGGCCCACGTGCTGTCGAAACCCGTGGTGGTGGCACGCAGTCCCACACTCGTGAAGTCGGCGCCGGCGCCTACGCCGATCGCACTGCCCAGCGCCGCCATCTTGGAGCGCAGCAGATCACGCGGATACTTCTTCGTACCACGCTCGCTCGTTTCGAGCAGCATCAGTTCAATCCCCTGCGTGGCCGGCGTAAGCTGTCGCGCACCGCCGAGCAGGTAGAGGTTCGCCGCCACGACATTGTTGGCCATGACGCGCCGCAGGATCACCGGAATGCCGCTCACCTCGAACTTCATGGTGAGCGAATCGTCGCCCATGATGGCTGGCGACGAGGGCGGCTCCACCGGCTTGGCAGCGGCAGGCCGCGCCACCGGCCGTTTCGCCGGCGCGCGTGTCGCCTGCGCCTCCAGCGCGGTACTCGCCGCCAGCAGGAGGGGAATGCATCCACTCACGACTCTCGACACACGACCCTCAACCCCGAACGGGCGCCAGCGCCGAGCCGTTTGCGTAGTTGCAGTGCTCACGGCTTCACCCCCGACTTCGCAAACGGCTTCAGCAACTCCGCTTCGGTCAGTCCGATCGCGCGCCGGGCCTCACCCGACAGCAGCACGTTCGTCACGCGCGGCTTGCCCACGATATACGTGCCGGTGTACCGCATGAGATCGGTGATGCGCTGCTGGGCCATGCGATCGGTGTAGCTCATGAAGTAGTCAAGACTGGCCACGCTCCACCAGAAGCCGATCGTGTGGGCGATTTCGCTGGCCTTCTCGATGCCGAAGGCGCTCGACACGGCCCGCTGCGCCTTCACCGCTTCCAGCTCACGCGACAAGACGTACGTGGGGTCGCTGAAGCGCGCGATCTCGCGCTCCAGGGCGGCCATGGCCGCGCGGAACTTGTCGGGGGTGGTCTGCCCGCTGATCGAGATGGGCCCCACCTGGTTGAGCGTGTAGTAGTTCACTCCCACCCCCAGCCAGAGTCCGGAGTCCACGAGATTCTTCTGGAAGGTGCTGCCTGGGGTGTTGAGCACATCGCTGAACACGTCGGCGGCGAAGGTGGCGCCGGGGTCCTTCCCCACACTTGGCCCCTGCCACTGCAGCAGGACGGCCACGGCGTTGATCGGCTCCTCGCTGATCTGGGCCTTGTTGCCGTCGAGCGGCGGAATGGGGGGAATGGGATCGGCGACGAACGGATCGGCACCACGCGGCCACGCGCCGAACACCTGCTCGGCCAGCGCGAAGATGCGCTCGGGGTCCACATCACCGGTGACGATGAGGGCGCAGTTGTTCGGCACGTAGTACTTGCGCTGGATGGTGCGCATCTGCGCCGGCGTGACATTCGCGATGACCGTGCGGTCACCGATGGTGTTCTTGCGGCTTCCCTGCCCCGGATAGAGCAGCTCGTTGGCCTGCTGCTGGAATCGGAAGCCAGGCTGCGCTTCGTTGCGGTCGTACTCGCCGAGGACCACTTCCTTCTCCCGCGCCAGCTCATCCTCGCGGAACAGCGGATTGATGAGGGCACTCGCGAGGAAGCGGAGCCCGCCCGCCACCGAGTCGGCCGGCAGCGTGAGGTAGTAGTTCACCCGTTCTTCCTGCGTGGTGCCGTTGAACACCGCCCCCAGCTCGCCGGCGCGGTCGTTGAACGCCTGCGCGTCGGGCAGGTCCTTGTTGGCCTTGAAGAACATGTGCTCGTACATGTGCGCGAGCCCCGCATACTCCGGCGGCTGCGTGAAGGCGCCGTTGCGCACATTGATTTCGAGCGTGGCAATGGGCACCCCGTGATTCTCCACGACGATGACTTCCATGCCATTGGTCAGCACCTTGCGGCGCAGCACCTTCTCCAGCTCGGCCCGGGACTGGGCGTGCATGGTGGCCGGCGTAGCCGGCAGGGCAGCCCCCGTGGCAAGCGCCAGGGCGGCGCGCAACAACAGCGGACGGAGGCGACGAAGAGACCGAACGCGCATGGACAGGAGGGAGGAGAGCACGAACCACGGGGCGGCCCCGCAGCGGGGTGGCGAGCACTACCCCACGGGAGATTAACGAGGTCCGCCGGCGGACGGTTGCTGGCGACAGGAGCCGGTGCCGCCTCGTGCACGTGTGGACACCGATGACTAACTTGGCGTCCGGCCGTCCTGCCGCCCCCCATCCGACCGATGACCGTCCCTGCCGCCCTGTCGACCCTCGACGCGTCGCGCCTCTGGCCGAACGCGCCGCTTGCGCCGTACACCACCTTCCAGATCGGCGGCCCCGCCGATTGGCTCTACGACGCCACGTCGGCCGATGATCTCGCCGCCGCCATCACCGCGGCGCGCGAGGCCGACCTGCCCTGGTTCGTTCTGGGGCTGGGCGCCAACGTGCTCATTGGCGACCGGGGCTTCCGTGGGTTCGTCATTCGCAATCGCGCCGTGGCGCACCGCATCGGCCCGGACGGGGTGCTGTGGAGCGAAAGCGGAGCCGTGGTACAGGACCTCGTGCTCGAAACGGTTCGTGACGGCTGGTCGGGGCTCGAGCACTACATCGGCATTCCCAGCACCGTAGGGGGCGCGCTCTGGCAGAACCTGCACTTTCTGTCGCCCGCGCCGGAGCGTGAACGCACGATGTTCATCAGCGACGTGTTCCTGGACTGCGAGATCCTGTCGCAGGAAGGGGAGCGTCGGGTGGTGGACGCGAGCTACATCCAGTTCGGCTATGACGACACGGTGTTCCACCACCGCCGCGACGTGGTGCTGAGCGCCCGCCTGCAACTCACCGCCGGCGATCCGTTCCGTCTGCACCAGATCCTGCAGGAGAACCTGAGCTGGCGCGGGTCCCGCCATCCCTGGCTGGGCATCCATCCCAGTGCCGGCTCGATCTTCCAGAAGATCGACGGCGTGGGTGCCGGTCGGCTCATCGACCAGTGCGGTCTCAAGGGATTCCGCGTGGGCGACGCCCAGATTTCGCACATTCACGCGAACATCATGGTGAATCTCGGCCACGCCACCGCGGCCGAGGTGCGAGCGCTCATTGCCCACGCACAGCGCGCGGTACAGGACAAGTTCGGGTACGAACTCAAGCCGGAAATCGGTTTCATCGGCGAGTTCTGACGTTCGTGCGCTGGCCGACGGCGCGGGTGAACGACGCGCGAGGGGACGACGCGCGAGGGGACGACGCGCGAGGGGACGACGCGCGAGGGGACGACGCGCGATCGACGACGCGTTGGCGGGGACGCGTTGGCAGGGACGCAGAGGAGCGCAGGCACCCACGCAGGCACCCACGCAGGCACCCACGCGGGCGGGGGCGCATCGCAACCACGCCCCCGCGACGGCCGAAGGCTCGTCGCGCCCGTAGTTGCCCCGCGTCCCCACCCGCGTCCGTGCCAGCGTACGCGCCTGCGTTTCTCCCGCGTCCTCGCAGATGCGTTCCTGCCAACGCGTTGGTGCCAACACGTCCCCGCCAACGCGTCGTCGATCGCGCGTCGTCCCCCCCGCGTCGTTCCACGGCGCCGGGGGCGGCAACCCAACCTTTCCCCCTCGTGTCGAAACGGTTGTCTGCCCTCGCCCGTAGCATGGACAGACCATACCCTCGA
The DNA window shown above is from Gemmatimonas sp. and carries:
- a CDS encoding pitrilysin family protein, yielding MRVRSLRRLRPLLLRAALALATGAALPATPATMHAQSRAELEKVLRRKVLTNGMEVIVVENHGVPIATLEINVRNGAFTQPPEYAGLAHMYEHMFFKANKDLPDAQAFNDRAGELGAVFNGTTQEERVNYYLTLPADSVAGGLRFLASALINPLFREDELAREKEVVLGEYDRNEAQPGFRFQQQANELLYPGQGSRKNTIGDRTVIANVTPAQMRTIQRKYYVPNNCALIVTGDVDPERIFALAEQVFGAWPRGADPFVADPIPPIPPLDGNKAQISEEPINAVAVLLQWQGPSVGKDPGATFAADVFSDVLNTPGSTFQKNLVDSGLWLGVGVNYYTLNQVGPISISGQTTPDKFRAAMAALEREIARFSDPTYVLSRELEAVKAQRAVSSAFGIEKASEIAHTIGFWWSVASLDYFMSYTDRMAQQRITDLMRYTGTYIVGKPRVTNVLLSGEARRAIGLTEAELLKPFAKSGVKP
- a CDS encoding DUF429 domain-containing protein — its product is MTRVLSVDLAYKRHRDIGVVLLDASDAGIDATIVDASLADPPHAHTLADWLHALAARHHVAGIAIDGPLGWKAPGTDAPHCRVSEKAVRAPGKTGLPPDGVKPRGYLAFTEFSISLFERFTSRYGYALPGSGHAAPEKQGAIGDRAARFVTETFPTAAWRSLGLVPVPGKGRTTPDALRDATARLMARVPIRLDRTPTHDQLQAVVGGLAPLAWAQGDIERVTLAGLPPHRLDGCWREGYIMIPSLRY
- the murB gene encoding UDP-N-acetylmuramate dehydrogenase; amino-acid sequence: MTVPAALSTLDASRLWPNAPLAPYTTFQIGGPADWLYDATSADDLAAAITAAREADLPWFVLGLGANVLIGDRGFRGFVIRNRAVAHRIGPDGVLWSESGAVVQDLVLETVRDGWSGLEHYIGIPSTVGGALWQNLHFLSPAPERERTMFISDVFLDCEILSQEGERRVVDASYIQFGYDDTVFHHRRDVVLSARLQLTAGDPFRLHQILQENLSWRGSRHPWLGIHPSAGSIFQKIDGVGAGRLIDQCGLKGFRVGDAQISHIHANIMVNLGHATAAEVRALIAHAQRAVQDKFGYELKPEIGFIGEF
- a CDS encoding pitrilysin family protein, whose translation is MSGCIPLLLAASTALEAQATRAPAKRPVARPAAAKPVEPPSSPAIMGDDSLTMKFEVSGIPVILRRVMANNVVAANLYLLGGARQLTPATQGIELMLLETSERGTKKYPRDLLRSKMAALGSAIGVGAGADFTSVGLRATTTGFDSTWAIMADRIMAPRLEAADVEFVREQFVTAVSQRKDSPDALLDFLADSMAFSGHPYALEPTGTESSLKNITAAQLREYQVTQMVTSRMMLVVVGNVSRSKVERLVRETIGRLPRGTYAWSLPDPPADLPGGYVVEKRQLPTNYLQGYFHGPKATSNDYAALRLACAVLSGRLFGEVRQRRNLSYSVNAPFVERAFSLGGLYVTTTQPDEVLTIMLQQVKALQDGIITQEGLEQLVQQFIVTYFLDNETNADQANMLARAELYQGDFRRANRFVQELRAVKPEDIQRAARTYMRKVRWAYVGDPAKVTPARLLRF
- a CDS encoding Gfo/Idh/MocA family oxidoreductase; the encoded protein is MSETFSRRDFVGTTATLAMGAMIVPRHVLGGQGYRAPSDTLNIACVGIGGMGMSNMSQMLTENIVAVCDVDFPFVERSLQGRLKPREGQPTAQNVQLGEAYTKAAKYTDFRQMLEKQKDIDAVLIATPDHLHATIALAAMSLGKHVYVQKPLAYSVHECRLLARKAAENPKLATQMGNQGHSMDGSHRVTEIVRSGVLGKVHEVHVWTDRPVRYWAQGIPRPRVAGAAVLNTNPRPQWNMGTVDNAVRAAMASNDHSPPEGFNWDLFLGPAPEIPYHPAYHPFAWRGWLDFGVGAIGDMGAHLIDQAYTALELTYPTSITASSSPWGGGAQNPATYPLAMTAQFEYPAVGKRGPVDLYWYDGGLLPPRPAMLPDDAPISNPGSDGGGAMIVGDKGLLIHETYGNRPRIYPEGTAKRAEAVAKTMPRITVSHEQNWIQAAKGQAQTSSPFSQAAPLTETMLLGIAALRAGQGRKVLYDAANMKFTNAPEANPFLTRAYRKGWEL